TTGTCGGGGGTGGAGATTCAGCAATTTCTGAAGGGACCTATTTAGCTAATATTACAGATCACGTTGGCATTGTTCATCATCGTGACAAGTTGCGTGCCCAAAAAGTTCTTCAAGATCGTGCGTTTTCAAATAATAAAATCGACTTTACGTGGAATAGTAATGTGGTAGAAATAGTTGGAGATGATAACCGCGTAACTGGTATTAAAATGGTTGATAATCAATCGGGAAAACTTACTACTGTCGATACTACAGGTGTTTTTATTTATATTGGAAACATACCCAATACCCAAATGTTTAGTAATTTAAACATTACTGATGAGTCAGGATGGATTATTACTAATAGCGAAATGGAAACAAATATACCTGGTATTTTTGCAATTGGAGATGTAAGGTTAAAAAAACTCCGTCAAATAACCACTGCAGTAGGTGATGGTGGTATTGCAGGTCAAAACTCATTTGAGTATATTGAACAGTTTAACGAAAAATAGGAGAAGAAAATGGAAATAAAATATTGGTCAGATATAGCTTGTCCTTTTTGTTATATTGGCTCTAATCGTATGAAAAGAGCCATGAAGGAATTAGGTATCTATAATACAACTGAGTTAGAGTTTAAGTCTTTTGAGCTCGATCCAACAACATCAAAGGAAACTACTGAAGGATACATTAATCATTTTACCCAAGGTAATAAGTCAATGGAGGATCAAGCCAAACAACAAATGGCTTATATCGAAAAAATGGCTCATGATGATGGCTTATCAATGGATATCAATAGTGTTATTCCAACCAATACTGTTGATGCTCACCGGCTAATTAAACTCGCTAATAGTAAACATGATCCGGTCCTAACTGAAAACTTGATTCGCCGTTTTTACCAAGTATACTTTAATGATGGCCGTTCAATCGCTGATCATAATGTATTAGTTAATGCAGCAACCGAAGTTGGCTTATATAAAGATGAAGTTGAAGTAATCCTTAATTCCGATAAGTACTTTCAAGAAGTAAAAGCCGATGAGATTGAAGCAATGCAATCTGGCATTCATGCGGCCCCTTTTTTTGTTATTAACAATAAATATGGTATTAATGGTGCTCAACCTTATGAAGTCTTTATAAATGCATTAAAACAAGTTCAAGATGAAGAAGATAAAGCTAAAGGATAGTAAGGAGAAATATTTTATGAATAAAGAACAAAAGATGACTTTCCAAACTTTTGGTGTAACTAATGACGTTGATGTTTGCGGACCAGACGGTTGTATTATCGCTGATCACCATAAACAAGTAACAGAAGAAGAAAATAAAGATAAGTAATGACTAGCTATATAAAGGAGGATGTAACATGAAAACGTATGATTATACAATTATTGGTAGTGGTCCTTCTGTTTATCGTTTCCTAGTTGGT
This genomic interval from Leuconostoc kimchii IMSNU 11154 contains the following:
- a CDS encoding DsbA family oxidoreductase; this translates as MEIKYWSDIACPFCYIGSNRMKRAMKELGIYNTTELEFKSFELDPTTSKETTEGYINHFTQGNKSMEDQAKQQMAYIEKMAHDDGLSMDINSVIPTNTVDAHRLIKLANSKHDPVLTENLIRRFYQVYFNDGRSIADHNVLVNAATEVGLYKDEVEVILNSDKYFQEVKADEIEAMQSGIHAAPFFVINNKYGINGAQPYEVFINALKQVQDEEDKAKG
- the trxB gene encoding thioredoxin-disulfide reductase, which translates into the protein MLEYDVIVIGAGPGGMTASLYAARANLKVAMIDRGVYGGQMNNTDDIENYPGFPTIKGPDLGEKMYQNTVNAGVEFIFGDVQEVTVDDNQYKHVKTDSEDLVSKVVIIATGSNNRKLGIPGEKEFSGKGVSYCAVCDGAFFKNENVTVVGGGDSAISEGTYLANITDHVGIVHHRDKLRAQKVLQDRAFSNNKIDFTWNSNVVEIVGDDNRVTGIKMVDNQSGKLTTVDTTGVFIYIGNIPNTQMFSNLNITDESGWIITNSEMETNIPGIFAIGDVRLKKLRQITTAVGDGGIAGQNSFEYIEQFNEK